In the Mycobacteriales bacterium genome, one interval contains:
- a CDS encoding BldC family transcriptional regulator — MDESTQAGRGRLLTPGEVATLFRVDPKTVTRWAAAGRISSIRTPGGHRRFREAEVRALLEGGRGLAEEIPAQSPTDRTAASL, encoded by the coding sequence ATGGACGAGAGCACGCAGGCCGGGCGGGGACGGCTCCTGACCCCGGGCGAGGTGGCGACGCTGTTCCGGGTCGACCCCAAGACGGTGACGCGCTGGGCCGCCGCCGGCCGGATCAGCAGCATCCGCACGCCCGGTGGCCACCGCCGCTTCCGTGAGGCCGAGGTCCGCGCTCTCCTGGAAGGCGGTCGGGGGCTGGCCGAGGAGATCCCGGCCCAGTCCCCGACGGACCGCACCGCCGCGTCGCTGTAG
- a CDS encoding o-succinylbenzoate synthase, whose protein sequence is MLAPTEVHVVSIPLRVPFRGVLHREALLLRGAAGWGEFSPFLEYDDAEAARWLAAAVEAAERGWPAPLRSAVAVNATVPAVPAAEVGAVLARFPGCTTAKVKVAQPGQSLRDDVDRVAAVREALGPAGRLRVDANGAWSLTDARWAVAALAPYDLEYVEQPCATVEDLALLRVALARAGVDVLVAADESVRKAQDPLRVARLEAADVIVLKVAPLGGVRPALRIAQECGLPVVVSSALDTSIGIAAGVALAAALPDLPYACGLATTSLLAGDVVRDSLDGRAGAITVGTVAPDPALLQRHAAPPERQQLWQGRLTRCARLLATGTARGAADEARGQWAG, encoded by the coding sequence TTGCTCGCCCCGACGGAGGTCCACGTCGTCTCGATCCCCCTGCGCGTCCCCTTCCGCGGCGTCCTGCACCGCGAGGCGCTGCTGCTGCGCGGCGCGGCCGGGTGGGGCGAGTTCTCGCCCTTCCTCGAGTACGACGACGCGGAGGCGGCCCGGTGGCTGGCCGCGGCCGTGGAGGCGGCGGAGCGGGGCTGGCCTGCGCCCCTGCGGTCGGCCGTGGCGGTCAATGCGACGGTGCCGGCCGTCCCGGCCGCCGAGGTGGGCGCGGTGCTGGCCCGCTTCCCCGGCTGCACGACCGCCAAGGTGAAGGTTGCGCAGCCGGGTCAGTCGCTGCGCGACGACGTCGACCGGGTGGCTGCGGTGCGGGAGGCCCTGGGGCCTGCGGGCCGGCTCCGCGTCGATGCCAACGGCGCCTGGTCGCTGACGGACGCACGCTGGGCCGTGGCCGCGCTCGCACCGTACGACCTCGAGTACGTCGAGCAGCCCTGCGCAACGGTCGAGGACCTCGCCCTGCTGCGGGTCGCCCTCGCCCGGGCGGGCGTCGACGTGCTGGTCGCCGCCGACGAGAGCGTGCGCAAGGCGCAGGACCCCCTCCGCGTCGCCCGCCTCGAAGCCGCCGACGTGATCGTCCTGAAGGTCGCCCCGCTCGGGGGCGTGCGGCCCGCGCTGCGTATCGCCCAGGAGTGCGGCCTGCCGGTGGTGGTCTCCAGCGCCCTCGACACCTCGATCGGCATCGCCGCCGGCGTGGCGCTGGCCGCCGCGCTGCCGGACCTGCCGTACGCCTGCGGCCTCGCCACGACCAGCCTGCTGGCCGGCGACGTCGTCCGCGACTCCCTCGACGGGCGCGCCGGCGCGATCACCGTCGGGACCGTGGCGCCGGATCCCGCGCTGCTGCAGCGGCACGCCGCGCCTCCCGAGCGGCAGCAGCTGTGGCAGGGCCGGCTCACGCGCTGCGCGCGACTGCTGGCGACGGGCACCGCGCGGGGAGCAGCGGACGAGGCTCGGGGACAGTGGGCGGGATGA
- a CDS encoding 1,4-dihydroxy-2-naphthoyl-CoA synthase: protein MTATVSELFDPGAWREVPGFDLEDVTYHRHTAPGRDGMIVRIAFDRPEVRNAFRPRTVDELYRTLDHARMSADVGCILLTGNGPSPKDGVWSFCSGGDQRIRGRSGYQYASGDTADTVDAARAGRLHILEVQRLIRTMPKVVLCVVPGWAAGGGHSLHVVCDLTLASAEHACFKQTDADVGSFDAGYGSAYLARQVGQKFAREIFFLGGEHSAQDAHRMGMVNQVVPHAELERTAVEWAQQICRKSPTSQRMLKFAFNAVDDGMAGQQVFAGEATRLAYMTDEAVEGRDAFLDKRDPDWAPYPYYF, encoded by the coding sequence GTGACCGCCACTGTTTCAGAGCTGTTCGATCCCGGTGCATGGCGGGAGGTGCCCGGGTTCGACCTGGAGGACGTCACCTACCACCGGCACACCGCGCCCGGCCGCGACGGCATGATCGTCCGGATCGCCTTCGACCGGCCCGAGGTGCGCAACGCGTTCCGGCCCCGCACCGTCGACGAGCTCTACCGCACTCTCGACCACGCCCGGATGTCGGCCGACGTCGGCTGCATCCTGCTGACGGGGAACGGGCCGTCACCGAAGGACGGCGTCTGGTCGTTCTGCTCCGGCGGGGACCAGCGGATCCGTGGGCGCTCGGGCTACCAGTACGCCAGCGGCGACACGGCCGACACCGTGGACGCGGCCCGGGCCGGGCGGTTGCACATCCTCGAAGTGCAGCGGCTGATCCGCACCATGCCGAAGGTCGTTCTCTGCGTCGTCCCCGGTTGGGCGGCCGGTGGCGGGCACAGCCTGCACGTCGTCTGCGACCTGACTCTGGCCAGCGCCGAGCACGCCTGCTTCAAGCAGACGGATGCCGACGTGGGCAGCTTCGACGCCGGCTACGGCTCGGCCTACCTCGCCCGGCAGGTCGGCCAGAAGTTCGCCCGGGAGATCTTCTTCCTCGGTGGAGAGCACAGCGCGCAGGACGCCCACCGGATGGGCATGGTCAACCAGGTCGTGCCGCACGCCGAGCTCGAGCGCACGGCGGTCGAGTGGGCCCAGCAGATCTGCCGCAAGAGCCCGACGTCGCAGCGGATGTTGAAGTTCGCCTTCAACGCGGTGGACGACGGCATGGCCGGCCAGCAGGTCTTCGCCGGCGAAGCCACCCGACTGGCCTACATGACCGACGAGGCCGTGGAGGGGCGCGACGCCTTCCTCGACAAGCGCGACCCCGACTGGGCCCCCTACCCGTACTACTTCTGA
- a CDS encoding histidine phosphatase family protein yields MTTALRTTVHLLRHGEVYNPDAVLYGRLPGFRLSEDGLQMARDAAEALQDRDITVVLASPLQRAQETAGPIAAAHGLPIGTDGRLIESENVFEGKPFGVGDGALRRPEHWPHLRNPFTPSWGEAYNVIARRMLAAAEAARDAALGSEAVCVSHQLPIWTLRRYVEGRRLWHRPDRRQCGLASLTSITWEDDRIVTVTYSEPAGAAGRRPGAGA; encoded by the coding sequence ATGACCACAGCTCTCCGCACCACCGTCCACCTGCTCCGGCACGGCGAGGTGTACAACCCAGATGCGGTGCTGTACGGCCGGCTCCCCGGATTCCGGCTGTCCGAGGACGGCCTGCAGATGGCACGGGACGCGGCCGAGGCGCTGCAGGACCGCGACATCACCGTCGTGCTCGCCTCGCCGCTGCAGCGCGCGCAGGAGACGGCGGGCCCCATCGCTGCCGCGCACGGGCTGCCGATCGGCACCGACGGACGGCTGATCGAGAGCGAGAACGTCTTCGAGGGCAAGCCCTTCGGTGTCGGGGACGGCGCCTTGCGGCGGCCCGAGCACTGGCCGCACCTGCGCAACCCGTTCACCCCCAGCTGGGGCGAGGCGTACAACGTCATCGCCAGGCGGATGCTGGCCGCCGCCGAGGCCGCGCGCGACGCGGCGCTGGGCTCCGAGGCTGTCTGCGTCAGCCACCAGCTGCCGATCTGGACCCTCCGCCGGTACGTCGAGGGGCGCCGGCTCTGGCACCGCCCGGACCGCCGGCAGTGCGGGCTCGCCTCGCTGACCAGCATCACCTGGGAGGACGACCGGATCGTGACGGTCACCTACAGCGAGCCGGCCGGCGCCGCCGGTCGTCGCCCCGGCGCCGGTGCCTAG
- a CDS encoding PLDc N-terminal domain-containing protein, giving the protein MYALVTLALLVYCAVDVVSTPAEAVRTLPKPLWLLVVVLLPLVGSAAWLLAGRPPRGTPATPAEPARRAPDDDENFLRELRRRAEDQRRRARDPRDD; this is encoded by the coding sequence GTGTACGCATTGGTCACCCTGGCGCTGCTCGTCTACTGCGCCGTCGACGTCGTGAGCACGCCGGCTGAAGCGGTGCGCACACTGCCGAAGCCGCTGTGGCTGCTGGTGGTGGTGCTCCTGCCGCTCGTCGGTTCGGCGGCGTGGCTGCTCGCCGGCCGGCCGCCGCGGGGGACGCCGGCCACCCCTGCGGAGCCCGCCCGGCGTGCGCCGGACGACGATGAGAACTTCCTGCGCGAGCTGCGGCGACGCGCCGAGGACCAACGTCGCCGGGCCCGGGACCCGCGGGACGACTAG
- a CDS encoding M15 family metallopeptidase: protein MSRRARAVLTAALLTAVLLTAGCGTAPDTVSVERAAAATLESSRPVLPQRGPFRHTGRGEFRWSVAPVTAARLGSSHRAGCPVAVTDLRLVEVTHLGFDGRPHLGELVVHRTQATAVVEIFRQMYDAHFPVQQMVTVEQYDGDDARSMDANNTSAYNCRTTTGGGGFSEHAYGTALDVNPVQNPYVRGTTVEPEAGRAYLDRSRVRPGMVVADDVVVRAFAAAGWAWGGDFRTLKDYQHFSLSGR, encoded by the coding sequence ATGTCGCGCCGGGCCCGTGCCGTCCTCACCGCCGCTCTGCTGACCGCCGTTCTGCTGACCGCCGGCTGCGGGACGGCACCGGACACGGTGTCGGTCGAGCGGGCGGCCGCGGCCACCCTGGAGAGCAGCCGGCCGGTGCTGCCGCAGCGCGGCCCGTTCCGGCACACCGGGCGGGGCGAGTTCCGCTGGAGCGTCGCGCCGGTGACCGCAGCGCGGCTCGGCAGCTCGCATCGCGCCGGCTGCCCGGTCGCCGTCACCGACCTGCGGCTGGTCGAGGTGACCCACCTGGGCTTCGACGGCCGGCCGCACCTCGGGGAGCTGGTGGTGCACCGCACGCAGGCGACGGCCGTCGTCGAGATCTTCCGGCAGATGTACGACGCGCACTTCCCGGTGCAGCAGATGGTGACGGTCGAGCAGTACGACGGGGACGACGCCCGGTCGATGGACGCCAACAACACCTCGGCCTACAACTGCCGGACCACCACCGGCGGGGGCGGCTTCTCCGAGCACGCCTACGGCACGGCGCTGGACGTCAACCCGGTCCAGAACCCCTACGTGCGCGGCACCACCGTCGAGCCCGAGGCGGGCCGCGCCTACCTCGACCGCAGCCGGGTGCGGCCGGGGATGGTCGTGGCCGACGACGTCGTGGTGCGCGCCTTCGCCGCAGCCGGCTGGGCGTGGGGTGGGGACTTCCGGACACTGAAGGACTACCAGCACTTCTCGCTGTCCGGCCGGTAG
- a CDS encoding PLDc N-terminal domain-containing protein: MLYGGGLASLIALCLVVYCAINVITSPDDQVRNLPKLLWLLLVLLFPVVGGVAWLVAGRPQGPPRTLPYQSNTGIPPEYDRPGRATARSPDDDEAFLRRLRERAEEQRRKAEQERRERENGAET; this comes from the coding sequence ATGCTGTACGGCGGCGGGCTGGCATCCCTGATCGCGTTGTGCCTGGTGGTCTACTGCGCGATCAACGTCATCACGAGCCCCGACGACCAGGTCCGCAACCTGCCCAAGCTGCTGTGGCTGCTGCTCGTCCTGCTGTTCCCGGTCGTCGGCGGCGTCGCCTGGCTGGTCGCCGGGCGACCGCAGGGCCCGCCCCGGACGCTGCCGTACCAGAGCAACACCGGCATCCCGCCGGAGTACGACCGGCCGGGCCGCGCCACCGCGCGCTCCCCGGACGACGACGAGGCGTTCCTACGCAGGCTGCGTGAGCGGGCGGAGGAGCAGCGGCGCAAGGCCGAGCAGGAGCGTCGGGAGCGGGAGAACGGCGCCGAGACCTGA
- a CDS encoding isochorismate synthase encodes MLTASTLSLLTVCTVRIDAPSEGDGGLLDLLPEHGALAWVQEGEGLVGWGETARHELAGADRFGRAQAWWDALVARTAVTDEVGLPGTGLVAFGSFAFDPAAGSSVLVVPEVVVGHRDGTWWLTTIGGARPELPARSAARPPSSVVFADGTVTGTQWMATVEQAVGRIVAGELDKVVLARDLEARADEPVDLRWPLRQLARDYPSCWAFAVDGLLGATPEMLVRLRDGVATSRVLAGTLRRTGDANEDSRRGAALGRSIKDVEEHGYGVRSVVDALALHCASVQVPPAPFVLELRNVMHLATDVRGVVSDGATALQLVASLHPSAAVCGSPTEVALELIRAAEELDRGRYAGPVGWLDAGGDGEWGLALRCAEVDRQDPRRLRLFAGCGIVAGSQPLHELAESNAKLVPMRDALQD; translated from the coding sequence GTGCTCACCGCGTCGACGCTGTCCCTGCTCACGGTCTGCACCGTGCGCATCGACGCGCCGTCGGAGGGTGACGGCGGGCTGCTCGACCTGCTGCCCGAACACGGCGCGCTGGCCTGGGTCCAGGAGGGCGAGGGGCTGGTGGGCTGGGGCGAGACCGCGCGTCACGAGCTGGCCGGCGCCGACCGGTTCGGCCGGGCGCAGGCCTGGTGGGACGCCCTGGTCGCGCGAACGGCGGTCACCGATGAGGTGGGCCTGCCCGGCACCGGCCTGGTCGCCTTCGGATCGTTCGCCTTCGACCCTGCTGCGGGCTCCTCCGTCCTCGTGGTGCCGGAGGTCGTGGTCGGCCACCGGGACGGCACCTGGTGGCTCACCACGATCGGCGGCGCCCGACCCGAGCTGCCGGCCCGCAGCGCCGCCCGCCCGCCGTCGTCGGTGGTCTTTGCCGACGGCACGGTCACCGGGACTCAGTGGATGGCGACGGTCGAGCAGGCCGTCGGCCGGATCGTGGCCGGCGAGCTGGACAAGGTGGTGCTGGCCCGCGACCTCGAGGCTCGCGCGGACGAGCCGGTGGACCTGCGCTGGCCGCTGCGGCAGCTCGCCCGGGACTACCCCAGCTGCTGGGCGTTCGCCGTCGACGGGCTGCTCGGGGCCACCCCGGAGATGCTGGTCCGGCTCCGCGACGGCGTCGCGACCTCGCGGGTCCTGGCCGGGACGCTGCGCCGCACCGGCGACGCCAACGAGGACAGCCGGCGCGGCGCCGCGCTGGGCCGCTCGATCAAGGACGTCGAGGAGCACGGCTACGGCGTGCGCTCGGTGGTCGACGCGCTCGCGCTGCACTGCGCGAGCGTGCAGGTGCCGCCGGCACCGTTCGTGCTCGAGCTGCGCAATGTCATGCACCTGGCCACCGACGTGCGGGGGGTGGTGTCCGACGGCGCCACCGCGCTCCAACTGGTCGCGTCGCTGCACCCCAGTGCGGCCGTCTGCGGCAGCCCCACGGAGGTCGCGCTCGAGCTCATCCGTGCCGCCGAGGAGCTGGATCGCGGCCGTTACGCCGGGCCGGTGGGCTGGCTGGACGCCGGCGGCGACGGGGAGTGGGGCCTGGCCCTGCGCTGCGCCGAGGTCGACCGGCAGGACCCGCGACGGCTGCGGCTGTTCGCCGGCTGCGGGATCGTCGCCGGGTCGCAGCCGCTGCACGAGCTGGCCGAGAGCAACGCCAAGCTGGTCCCCATGCGCGACGCGCTGCAGGATTAG
- the menD gene encoding 2-succinyl-5-enolpyruvyl-6-hydroxy-3-cyclohexene-1-carboxylic-acid synthase, with the protein MNPSTALARVLVDELVRGGVREAVLSPGSRSAPLAFALHDADRAGRLRLHVRIDERSAGFLALGLAKASGRPVPVATTSGTATANLHPAVLEAAHAEVPLLVLTADRPPELRGTGANQTVDQIGLYGGAVRLFADVGTPESRAGQNAYWRALACRALAAACGDLGTAAGPVHLNLGLREPLVPENGDWVEPLDGRPDGAAWTARVPAQVLPPADDLPPRTVVVLGDCSRELTAAALRLAAARGFPVVAEPSSGAVSDEVVPAAELVLAADGWLAAHPPDRVLVVGRPTLSRVVARLTGAAPADVVGAHGQWSDPARRAARVLPAVPAPDGAVEDGWLQQWRAAGRAARRAVDEVLAGLELSEPGVAAEVVAAAGGLLVVGSSKPVRDLFLAGGREGLRVLANRGAAGIDGTVSTAVGAALAHGGRTLALFGDLTFLHDANGLVLGPAEPRPDLTIVVVNNDGGAIFGLLEQGTPEHAAAFERVFGTPHGVDLQALCAATRTPYSLASTRTQLRAALTAGGLRVVEVRTDRTAAVALDRALRAAVAAAL; encoded by the coding sequence ATGAATCCCTCGACCGCCCTCGCGAGGGTGCTCGTCGACGAGCTGGTGCGGGGCGGAGTGCGGGAGGCGGTGCTGTCGCCCGGCTCGCGCAGCGCCCCGCTGGCCTTCGCCCTGCACGACGCCGACCGCGCCGGCCGGCTGCGGCTGCACGTACGGATCGACGAACGCTCCGCGGGCTTCCTCGCGCTGGGGCTGGCCAAGGCCTCGGGGCGCCCGGTGCCGGTGGCGACCACCAGCGGAACGGCCACGGCGAACCTGCACCCGGCCGTGCTGGAGGCCGCGCACGCCGAGGTGCCGCTGCTGGTGCTGACCGCCGATCGACCGCCGGAGCTGCGCGGGACCGGAGCGAACCAGACGGTCGACCAGATCGGGCTGTACGGCGGGGCGGTGCGGCTGTTCGCGGACGTCGGCACGCCGGAGTCGCGCGCCGGTCAGAACGCCTACTGGCGGGCGCTGGCCTGCCGTGCGCTGGCCGCCGCGTGCGGCGACCTGGGCACCGCAGCCGGCCCGGTGCACCTGAACCTCGGGCTGCGCGAGCCGCTCGTCCCCGAGAACGGTGACTGGGTGGAGCCGCTGGACGGCCGGCCGGACGGCGCCGCGTGGACCGCGCGGGTGCCGGCGCAGGTGCTCCCACCCGCCGACGACCTCCCGCCCCGGACCGTCGTGGTGCTCGGCGACTGCAGCCGCGAACTCACGGCGGCGGCCCTGCGGCTGGCCGCCGCCCGCGGCTTCCCGGTCGTGGCCGAGCCGTCCAGCGGTGCCGTGTCCGACGAGGTGGTGCCGGCCGCCGAGCTGGTGCTGGCCGCCGACGGGTGGCTGGCCGCGCACCCGCCCGACCGGGTGCTCGTCGTCGGCCGGCCGACGCTGAGCCGGGTGGTCGCCCGGCTGACCGGCGCCGCACCGGCCGACGTCGTCGGCGCGCACGGCCAGTGGTCCGACCCGGCCCGTCGCGCCGCTCGCGTGTTGCCTGCGGTCCCGGCGCCGGACGGGGCCGTCGAGGACGGCTGGCTGCAGCAGTGGCGGGCGGCGGGGCGGGCGGCCCGCCGAGCCGTCGATGAGGTCCTCGCGGGCCTGGAGCTCTCGGAGCCGGGCGTGGCGGCCGAGGTCGTCGCCGCAGCGGGCGGGCTCCTGGTCGTCGGGTCCTCCAAGCCGGTGCGCGACCTGTTCCTGGCCGGCGGGCGCGAGGGGCTGCGGGTGCTGGCCAACCGCGGCGCCGCGGGAATCGACGGCACCGTCTCGACCGCCGTCGGCGCAGCACTCGCACACGGCGGCCGGACGCTGGCACTGTTCGGCGACCTGACCTTCCTGCACGACGCGAACGGCCTGGTGCTCGGGCCGGCCGAGCCGCGGCCGGACCTGACGATCGTGGTGGTGAACAACGACGGCGGCGCCATCTTCGGCCTGCTCGAGCAGGGCACCCCCGAGCACGCGGCCGCGTTCGAACGCGTCTTCGGCACCCCGCACGGGGTCGACCTGCAGGCGCTGTGTGCCGCGACCCGTACGCCGTACTCCCTCGCCTCGACCCGGACGCAGCTGCGCGCGGCGCTGACCGCCGGTGGGCTCAGGGTCGTCGAGGTACGGACCGACCGCACCGCAGCCGTCGCGCTGGACCGGGCCCTGCGGGCCGCGGTGGCGGCCGCCCTCTAA
- the menE gene encoding o-succinylbenzoate--CoA ligase → MRRLLAAPATLQRLAAALDGTGPALLPSTDPRVLATLRPDEPLEHDDVALVVPTSGSTGEPKGVLLTTDNLAASAAATAEHLGGPGCWLLALPTTHVGGLQVLVRSLLAGTTPVILDGPTTVPSFETATARLTGHRRYVSLVPTQLSRLVDSPALRDYDAVLLGGAAVPPALLDRARAAGVRVVTTYGMSETSGGCVYDGVPLPGVTVEIGGIRPSGPVADRIRLSGPVVARGYRLRPDLTAAAFTGDTFTTADVGELASDGRLFVLGRADDVIVTGGEKVAPATVEAALAEHPAVAEVAVIGCPDPEWGAHILAAVVLRPGASLTLEQARDHVATRLSRVAAPRRLRVVDVLPLLPSGKIDRSRLAR, encoded by the coding sequence GTGCGCCGGCTGCTTGCTGCGCCGGCCACCCTCCAGCGGCTGGCGGCCGCCCTCGACGGCACCGGCCCCGCGCTGCTGCCGTCGACCGACCCGCGGGTGCTCGCCACGCTCCGGCCGGACGAGCCGCTCGAGCACGACGACGTCGCGCTGGTGGTGCCGACCTCGGGCTCGACGGGCGAGCCGAAGGGCGTCCTGCTCACCACGGACAACCTGGCCGCCTCGGCCGCGGCGACGGCCGAGCACCTCGGCGGACCTGGCTGCTGGCTGCTCGCCCTCCCGACGACGCATGTCGGCGGACTGCAGGTACTGGTCCGCTCGCTGCTCGCCGGCACCACGCCCGTGATCCTGGACGGACCGACCACGGTCCCGTCGTTCGAGACAGCGACCGCCCGCCTGACCGGTCACCGGCGTTACGTCTCCCTGGTCCCGACCCAGCTGTCCCGGCTCGTCGACAGCCCGGCACTGCGGGACTACGACGCGGTGCTGCTCGGCGGTGCCGCGGTCCCGCCCGCACTGCTGGACCGGGCGAGGGCGGCCGGCGTGCGGGTCGTGACGACGTACGGCATGTCCGAGACCAGCGGCGGCTGTGTCTACGACGGAGTGCCGCTGCCGGGGGTGACGGTCGAGATCGGCGGGATCCGACCGTCCGGACCGGTCGCCGACCGGATCCGACTGTCCGGACCGGTCGTCGCCCGCGGCTACCGGCTGCGTCCCGACCTGACGGCAGCGGCCTTCACCGGCGACACGTTCACGACGGCCGACGTCGGCGAGCTGGCCTCCGACGGGCGGCTGTTCGTGCTCGGCCGGGCCGACGACGTCATCGTCACCGGCGGGGAGAAGGTGGCCCCGGCCACTGTCGAGGCGGCGCTGGCCGAGCACCCGGCGGTGGCCGAGGTTGCTGTGATCGGCTGTCCGGACCCCGAGTGGGGCGCGCACATACTCGCGGCCGTCGTGCTTCGTCCGGGGGCCTCGCTGACGCTCGAGCAGGCCCGCGATCACGTCGCGACGCGACTGTCGCGGGTGGCCGCTCCGCGCCGGTTGCGGGTGGTGGACGTGCTGCCGCTGCTGCCCTCCGGCAAGATCGACCGGAGCAGGTTGGCCCGGTGA
- a CDS encoding DUF4229 domain-containing protein, with protein MSETPSAPRPGRAFAVYSVLRLALLVVVFVVLRLIVGDGNDLLVAGAAVLLSALLSLVLLRPQRQAFTMASLARAEQRREVKAARRARLEEPGAGSPE; from the coding sequence ATGTCCGAGACGCCGTCCGCCCCCCGCCCCGGCCGCGCCTTCGCCGTCTACTCCGTGCTGCGGCTGGCGCTGCTCGTCGTCGTGTTCGTCGTGCTGCGGCTGATCGTCGGGGACGGCAACGACCTGCTCGTGGCAGGGGCGGCCGTCCTGCTCTCGGCGCTGCTCAGCCTGGTGCTGCTGCGCCCGCAGCGCCAGGCGTTCACCATGGCATCGCTGGCCCGCGCGGAGCAGCGCCGGGAGGTCAAGGCGGCCCGCCGGGCGCGGCTCGAGGAACCCGGGGCCGGGTCGCCCGAGTAG
- a CDS encoding sucrase ferredoxin — MTQWCSADSRAREEPLTATASRVERWLLVEHRGAWGPQPVPSSRLPAAVARSLARAAAAADARLLMLRRPSGIAAGPGRRAFAVDSRPGHEQVLARTVHDDDELLRLGWDGDPQWRPYDGPLYLVCTHGRHDRCCALRGRPVAQALSRRHPDRTWECSHVGGDRFAANLLVLPEGLYLGRLAAADVVRVVEDLAAGLLPPGQVRGRASLPLPVQAAQAFAREALGRWGTADLRPVEQVAVGAEVWRVRLAPPGVEVPGVEVVVRYDRRGDGARHLLTCDAEQAKIVPLFRLVSLS; from the coding sequence ATGACGCAGTGGTGCTCGGCCGACTCGCGGGCGCGCGAGGAGCCACTGACGGCGACCGCCAGCCGGGTCGAGCGCTGGCTGCTCGTGGAGCACCGCGGGGCGTGGGGGCCGCAGCCGGTTCCGAGCAGCCGGCTGCCCGCCGCCGTGGCCCGCTCCCTGGCACGAGCCGCCGCGGCTGCCGACGCCCGGCTGCTGATGCTCCGCCGGCCGTCCGGGATCGCCGCCGGTCCCGGCCGCCGGGCCTTCGCCGTCGACAGCCGGCCCGGCCACGAGCAGGTGCTCGCGCGCACCGTCCACGATGACGACGAGCTGCTGCGCCTGGGGTGGGACGGGGACCCGCAGTGGCGTCCGTACGACGGGCCGCTCTACCTGGTGTGCACGCACGGGCGGCATGACCGCTGCTGCGCCCTGCGCGGCCGGCCGGTCGCGCAGGCGCTCTCGCGGCGGCACCCCGACCGCACCTGGGAGTGCTCCCACGTCGGCGGTGACCGCTTCGCGGCCAACCTCCTGGTGCTGCCCGAAGGGCTCTACCTCGGCCGGCTGGCCGCAGCCGACGTCGTACGCGTGGTCGAGGACCTGGCGGCCGGCCTGCTGCCCCCGGGACAGGTGCGGGGACGCGCCAGCCTGCCGCTGCCGGTGCAGGCGGCGCAGGCCTTTGCCCGGGAGGCGCTGGGACGGTGGGGAACCGCAGACCTGAGGCCGGTCGAGCAGGTCGCGGTGGGCGCGGAGGTGTGGCGGGTGCGACTGGCCCCGCCCGGCGTCGAGGTGCCCGGCGTCGAGGTGGTGGTCCGCTATGACCGACGCGGCGACGGGGCGCGGCACCTGCTCACCTGCGACGCGGAGCAGGCCAAGATCGTGCCGCTGTTCCGCCTGGTGTCGCTGTCATAG